Proteins from a genomic interval of Papaver somniferum cultivar HN1 chromosome 4, ASM357369v1, whole genome shotgun sequence:
- the LOC113276264 gene encoding traB domain-containing protein-like isoform X1, protein METLTFPFPLFSPNNKIYHNHSSISYKSNLSNFSKALATKTPNNQVTIKPPPPEFDFRSEISDISLKNITKLHPELLDLVESGNLVVIQKNLFGPVPLWRTEFMEPEEIWLIGTNHISKQSAMDVERVVRTVKPDNVVVELCRSRAGIMYISDEGKSVPNMKSNMFSLSGNGFFGAVNRSINLGGQTALALRLLLAVFSSKLSSDGNQAFGNEFRAARKASEEIGAQLVLGDRPIEITLERAWNSLGWNEKLSLVTSIFRGIASPVSATSQSSLKEPEKDVSPFQLYEKLSFSYPSLLQPLIHERDTYLAWSLKRSKAVNNCKRVVGVIGKGHMNGVVYALVSDLGDLRFRDLCGKGPFGGNPNGWIQTVGQNLVRDTVIGVVLWFLYEQLKSNGLVNF, encoded by the exons ATGGAAACCTTAACTTTTCCTTTCCCTCTTTTCAGTCCAAACAACAAAATTTACCATAATCACAGCTCCATTTCCTACAAATCCAATCTCTCTAATTTCTCCAAAGCTTTAGCTACAAAAACCCCTAATAATCAAGTTACAATCAAACCACCTCCCCCAGAATTTGATTTCAGGTCTGAAATTTCAGACATTTCATTAAAGAATATCACTAAATTACATCCAGAATTACTTGATTTAGTTGAAAGTGGGAATTTGGTAGTAATTCAGAAGAACCTGTTTGGTCCTGTTCCTTTATGGAGAACTGAATTTATGGAACCAGAAGAGATTTGGTTGATTGGAACTAATCATATCTCTAAACAATCAGCAATGGATGTTGAACGTGTTGTAAGAACTGTGAAGCCGGATAACGTCGTGGTTGAGCTTTGTCGAAGCAG AGCTGGGATTATGTACATTTCGGATGAGGGGAAGTCTGTTCCGAATATGAAGTCCAATATGTTTTCATTGAGTGGAAATGGTTTTTTTGGGGCTGTCAATCGCAGCATAAACTTGG GGGGTCAAACTGCTCTTGCATTACGATTGCTTCTGGCAGTTTTTTCTTCAAAGCTATCTTCAGATGGCAATCAGGCATTCGGAAACGAG TTTCGTGCAGCTCGAAAAGCTTCTGAGGAGATAGGAGCTCAACTAGTTTTGGGTGATCGGCCAATTGAAATAACG CTGGAAAGGGCTTGGAATTCACTAGGATGGAATGAGAAACTAAGCTTGGTTACCTCTATTTTCCGTGGCATAGCTTCTCCAGTATCAGCTACGTCTCAGAGCAGTTTGAAG GAGCCTGAAAAAGATGTTAGTCCCTTTCAACTGTATGAGAAGCTGAGCTTTTCATATCCATCGCTTCTACAACCGCTAATACACGAGCGTGATACT tatcttGCTTGGTCACTGAAGAGAAGCAAAGCTGTGAATAACTGCAAGAGAGTCGTTGGGGTTATTGGGAAAGGCCATATGAATGGGGTGGTATATGCTTTGGTGTCAGATCTTGGAGACTTGCGATTTCGTGACCTTTGTGGCAAGGGGCCATTTGGCGGAAATCCTAATGGTTGGATCCAAACTGTTGGACAGAACCTAGTTAGAGATACTGTAATTGGTGTAGTGTTATGGTTTTTATACGAGCAGCTGAAAAGTAATGGACTCGTAAATTTCTGA
- the LOC113276264 gene encoding traB domain-containing protein-like isoform X2, whose product MYISDEGKSVPNMKSNMFSLSGNGFFGAVNRSINLGGQTALALRLLLAVFSSKLSSDGNQAFGNEFRAARKASEEIGAQLVLGDRPIEITLERAWNSLGWNEKLSLVTSIFRGIASPVSATSQSSLKEPEKDVSPFQLYEKLSFSYPSLLQPLIHERDTYLAWSLKRSKAVNNCKRVVGVIGKGHMNGVVYALVSDLGDLRFRDLCGKGPFGGNPNGWIQTVGQNLVRDTVIGVVLWFLYEQLKSNGLVNF is encoded by the exons ATGTACATTTCGGATGAGGGGAAGTCTGTTCCGAATATGAAGTCCAATATGTTTTCATTGAGTGGAAATGGTTTTTTTGGGGCTGTCAATCGCAGCATAAACTTGG GGGGTCAAACTGCTCTTGCATTACGATTGCTTCTGGCAGTTTTTTCTTCAAAGCTATCTTCAGATGGCAATCAGGCATTCGGAAACGAG TTTCGTGCAGCTCGAAAAGCTTCTGAGGAGATAGGAGCTCAACTAGTTTTGGGTGATCGGCCAATTGAAATAACG CTGGAAAGGGCTTGGAATTCACTAGGATGGAATGAGAAACTAAGCTTGGTTACCTCTATTTTCCGTGGCATAGCTTCTCCAGTATCAGCTACGTCTCAGAGCAGTTTGAAG GAGCCTGAAAAAGATGTTAGTCCCTTTCAACTGTATGAGAAGCTGAGCTTTTCATATCCATCGCTTCTACAACCGCTAATACACGAGCGTGATACT tatcttGCTTGGTCACTGAAGAGAAGCAAAGCTGTGAATAACTGCAAGAGAGTCGTTGGGGTTATTGGGAAAGGCCATATGAATGGGGTGGTATATGCTTTGGTGTCAGATCTTGGAGACTTGCGATTTCGTGACCTTTGTGGCAAGGGGCCATTTGGCGGAAATCCTAATGGTTGGATCCAAACTGTTGGACAGAACCTAGTTAGAGATACTGTAATTGGTGTAGTGTTATGGTTTTTATACGAGCAGCTGAAAAGTAATGGACTCGTAAATTTCTGA